Proteins found in one Arthrobacter pascens genomic segment:
- a CDS encoding PLP-dependent cysteine synthase family protein, which produces MKNGRSTDRAWADQAIRKIAAENNRSADTHLYSVPLPEHWGVQLYLKDESTHRSGSLKHRLARSLFLFGLVNGWIREGTTIVEASSGSTAVSEAYFAQLLGLPFVAVMTRTTSPEKISLIEQFGGSCLLVDHASEVYAAAEEVAATSNGHYMDQFTYAERATDWRGNNNIAESIFQQLALEEHPVPRWIVVGAGTGGTSATIGRYLRYHSHDTELAVVDPENSAFYPGWRDGVPGFSTGLPSRIEGIGRPRMEPSFIPSVIDRMVQVPDAASVAAMRHLHTVADLHAGPSTGTNLWGVWQLAAEMIAEGRRGSIVSLMCDGGDRYTGSYYNPEWLARQGLDPEPHEAVINRFFESGLWSA; this is translated from the coding sequence GTGAAGAACGGACGCAGCACGGACCGGGCCTGGGCAGACCAGGCCATCCGCAAAATCGCCGCGGAAAACAACCGCTCCGCGGACACCCACCTCTACTCGGTGCCGCTGCCCGAGCACTGGGGTGTCCAGCTGTATCTCAAGGACGAATCGACCCACCGCTCCGGCAGCCTCAAGCACCGGCTGGCGCGCTCGCTCTTCCTGTTCGGGCTGGTGAACGGCTGGATCCGGGAAGGCACCACCATCGTGGAAGCCTCCAGCGGAAGCACGGCGGTCTCCGAGGCGTACTTTGCACAGCTCCTGGGGCTGCCGTTCGTGGCGGTGATGACGCGCACCACCAGCCCGGAGAAAATCTCCCTGATCGAACAGTTCGGCGGCTCGTGCCTGCTGGTGGACCACGCTTCGGAGGTTTACGCCGCAGCAGAGGAAGTGGCGGCAACCAGCAACGGCCACTACATGGACCAGTTCACCTACGCGGAACGTGCCACGGACTGGCGGGGAAACAACAACATCGCCGAGTCGATCTTCCAACAACTGGCCCTGGAGGAGCATCCCGTCCCCCGCTGGATAGTGGTCGGTGCAGGAACCGGCGGAACCAGCGCGACCATCGGCCGCTACCTCCGCTACCACAGCCACGACACGGAGCTGGCGGTCGTTGACCCTGAAAATTCCGCGTTCTATCCCGGTTGGCGTGACGGCGTTCCCGGCTTCAGTACAGGGCTGCCGTCACGGATCGAAGGCATCGGGCGGCCCAGGATGGAGCCCAGCTTTATCCCCTCCGTCATCGACCGGATGGTCCAGGTTCCCGACGCCGCATCCGTTGCCGCCATGCGGCACCTGCACACGGTTGCGGACCTGCACGCCGGGCCGTCGACGGGCACCAACCTGTGGGGCGTGTGGCAGCTGGCGGCCGAAATGATCGCGGAAGGGCGGCGCGGCAGCATTGTGTCGCTGATGTGCGACGGCGGCGACCGCTACACGGGGAGCTACTACAACCCCGAGTGGCTGGCCAGGCAAGGGCTGGACCCGGAGCCGCATGAGGCAGTCATCAACCGCTTCTTCGAATCGGGCCTCTGGAGCGCGTAG
- a CDS encoding sulfurtransferase — protein MGPLMDVDTLAARRAAGERTVMLDVRWALGDPHGREHYLKGHLPGAVFVDLATELAAPAVAARGRHPLPSRREFEDTARAWGISNGDVVVAYDNSGNLAAARLWWMLRNAGFQEVYLLDGGLAAWLGAGQPLEEEPVEAVPGNVSLQDGKMPAIDAAAAGSWADTGILLDARAGERYRGEFEPVDPRAGHIPGALSAPTLENVDGSGGFLPAGDLRRRFEGLGITDDAPVAVYCGSGVTAAHEVAALEIAGIRAALYPGSFSEWSNNPSLPVVTGDRPDGDGRS, from the coding sequence ATGGGCCCCCTTATGGATGTCGACACCCTGGCAGCCCGCCGTGCCGCCGGCGAGCGGACTGTGATGCTGGACGTGCGCTGGGCGCTGGGTGATCCGCACGGCCGGGAGCACTACCTGAAGGGGCACCTCCCCGGTGCAGTCTTCGTGGACCTCGCCACAGAGCTCGCAGCGCCCGCGGTGGCTGCCCGCGGGAGGCACCCCCTCCCGTCCAGGCGGGAGTTTGAGGACACAGCCAGGGCATGGGGGATCAGCAACGGTGATGTTGTGGTTGCCTATGACAACAGCGGCAACCTGGCGGCGGCACGGCTCTGGTGGATGCTCCGCAACGCCGGATTCCAGGAGGTTTACCTGCTCGACGGCGGCCTGGCCGCCTGGCTGGGTGCCGGACAGCCGCTGGAGGAGGAACCCGTGGAAGCGGTCCCCGGCAATGTGTCCCTTCAGGACGGGAAGATGCCGGCGATCGACGCGGCCGCGGCGGGAAGCTGGGCGGACACCGGCATCCTCCTGGACGCCCGCGCCGGCGAAAGATACCGGGGCGAGTTTGAACCTGTTGATCCGCGCGCCGGCCACATTCCCGGCGCCCTCAGCGCGCCGACGTTGGAGAACGTGGATGGGTCCGGGGGCTTCCTCCCGGCGGGCGACCTCCGTCGCCGCTTCGAAGGGCTTGGAATCACCGACGACGCACCGGTGGCGGTGTATTGCGGCTCCGGCGTGACAGCAGCCCACGAGGTTGCCGCACTCGAAATCGCGGGGATCCGTGCAGCGCTCTATCCCGGTTCCTTCTCTGAATGGTCCAACAACCCCTCGTTGCCTGTGGTGACCGGGGACCGGCCCGACGGCGATGGCCGCTCCTGA
- a CDS encoding NAD(P)-dependent alcohol dehydrogenase, with protein sequence MTPGRPVPPPLARPILPADADDLHGSPGTAGAGRLAAAYGAVSGDSGLVPLTLARRAPKDDDVEIAIAFCGLCHSDVHATRGEWGSQNYPLVPGHEIVGTVSRVGSAVEDFSPGDLVGVGCMVDSCRECDSCLDGLEQYCENGMTGTYGAKDARNGNSITQGGYSSSVVVDRRYVVRVPRNLDPAAVAPLLCAGVTTFSPLRHFDVEEGDVVGVVGLGGLGHMAVKLAKAMGAVVKVFTTSESKVPAALELGADEVILSGDKDAMAAANRSIDVIIDTVSAPHDLNPFFRTLRRDGALFQLGLPSEAMPPVNPGALVRRRIAYAGSLIGGIAETQDMLDFCSEHGVVADIELVRADQLNMAYDRMVAGDVKYRFVLDTSTLQAPAEEADA encoded by the coding sequence ATGACCCCTGGACGACCCGTACCGCCGCCCCTTGCCCGCCCCATCTTGCCGGCTGACGCTGATGACCTCCACGGTTCCCCGGGTACCGCTGGTGCCGGCCGGCTAGCGGCAGCCTATGGCGCGGTGTCCGGTGACAGCGGACTGGTTCCCCTGACGCTGGCCCGGCGCGCCCCCAAAGACGACGACGTGGAGATTGCCATCGCATTCTGCGGGCTGTGCCACTCGGATGTCCACGCCACGCGCGGTGAATGGGGCTCCCAGAACTATCCCCTCGTCCCGGGCCACGAAATCGTCGGAACAGTCAGCCGGGTCGGCTCCGCCGTGGAGGACTTCTCCCCGGGTGACCTTGTGGGTGTGGGCTGCATGGTGGATTCGTGCCGGGAATGCGACAGCTGCCTGGACGGCCTGGAACAATACTGCGAAAACGGCATGACAGGTACCTACGGTGCCAAGGATGCACGCAACGGCAACTCCATCACGCAGGGCGGCTATTCGTCGTCGGTGGTGGTTGACCGCCGCTATGTGGTCCGGGTGCCACGTAACCTGGACCCGGCCGCCGTCGCCCCGCTGCTCTGTGCGGGCGTCACCACCTTTTCCCCGCTGCGGCACTTCGACGTGGAGGAAGGCGACGTGGTGGGCGTTGTGGGGCTCGGGGGCCTCGGACACATGGCCGTGAAGCTGGCCAAGGCCATGGGCGCCGTAGTCAAGGTTTTCACCACTTCAGAATCAAAAGTTCCCGCAGCACTGGAACTGGGCGCGGACGAGGTGATCCTGTCCGGCGACAAGGACGCCATGGCTGCCGCAAACCGCAGCATCGACGTCATTATTGATACGGTGTCCGCACCGCATGACCTGAATCCCTTCTTCCGCACCCTCCGCCGGGATGGCGCGCTGTTCCAGTTGGGTCTGCCGTCGGAAGCGATGCCGCCGGTGAACCCCGGGGCCCTGGTCCGGCGGCGGATCGCCTATGCCGGCTCGCTGATCGGCGGCATCGCCGAGACGCAGGACATGCTTGATTTCTGCTCCGAGCACGGCGTTGTTGCGGACATCGAGCTGGTGCGCGCAGACCAGCTGAATATGGCCTACGACCGCATGGTGGCAGGCGACGTGAAATACCGGTTTGTGCTGGACACCAGCACCTTGCAGGCCCCGGCCGAGGAGGCAGACGCATGA
- a CDS encoding HIT family protein, translating to MSTLFTKILNGEIPGRFVWREDDVAAFLTMGPLADGHTLVVPTEEVDRWTDASPETLAKVMEVARRIGAVQVEIFNAERAGLIVAGYEINHFHVHVWPSNSMADFDFASAEQNPDPDVLDANAEKLRAGLRAAGYSEFVPDA from the coding sequence ATGAGCACCCTGTTCACCAAGATCCTGAACGGCGAAATCCCCGGACGCTTTGTCTGGCGGGAGGACGACGTTGCTGCCTTCCTGACCATGGGCCCCCTGGCCGACGGGCACACCCTGGTTGTCCCCACTGAAGAGGTGGACCGCTGGACGGATGCGTCTCCGGAAACGCTGGCGAAAGTGATGGAAGTGGCCCGGCGGATCGGCGCCGTGCAGGTGGAGATCTTTAACGCCGAGCGTGCCGGACTGATCGTCGCCGGCTACGAAATCAACCACTTCCACGTACACGTCTGGCCGTCCAACAGCATGGCCGACTTCGATTTCGCCTCGGCGGAGCAGAATCCGGACCCGGACGTGCTGGACGCGAACGCGGAAAAGCTGCGTGCGGGGCTTCGGGCCGCTGGCTACTCCGAATTCGTTCCGGACGCCTGA
- the hrpA gene encoding ATP-dependent RNA helicase HrpA — MTFHISYPAELPVSERREDLMAAIAANQVTIIAGETGSGKTTQIPKMCLELGLGENGLIGHTQPRRLAARTVAERIAEEMGVEIGQEVGFQVRFTGEVSRATKVKLMTDGILLAEIQRDKLLRKYNAIIIDEAHERSLNIDFILGYLKRILPQRPDLKIIITSATIDPERFAKHFGGEEDPSPIVEVSGRTFPVEVRYRPLSQPAGGAAAGDENASDDELEEDRDPLDAVCDAVDELALEAPGDILVFFSGEREIRDAAEALNARIQGNRRLAGTEVLPLFARLSLQEQHKVFHPGNKRRIVLATNVAETSLTVPGIKYVIDTGTARISRYSHRTKVQRLPIERVSQASANQRSGRCGRVSDGIAIRLYSEEDFDSRPLFTDPEILRTNLAAVILQMTAMGVARGPKDIENFPFVEPPDSRAINDGVTLLRELGALSAARGQDVAGNGKGDGGPAGRSSGGLTAVGQKLAQLPVDPRLGRMIVEAGKRGCVREVMILAAALTIQDPRERPTDKQQLAAEKHARFRDENSDFTGFLNLWNYLQEKQQELSSTQFRRLCRTEFINYLRVREWQDLFAQLRQLARPLGISLDNRRDADPVGNNDAIHISLLSGLLSHIGILDERKREYAGARGSRFAIFPGSALFKKSPTFVMAAELVETSRLWARVAAKFDPAWAEQVAPDLVKRSYSEPHWSTKMGAVMAYEKVTLYGVPIIPQRRVNYSRVDPLLARELFIRHALVEGDWKTHHKFFHRNRALLLEVEELEARMRRRGLLVDDETLFEFYDARIGSDVVSERHFDKWWKEARQKNPDLLDYDKSLLLGGDADELDDSAYPKTWLHKGFELPLSYEFHPVAPGSPPNPSDGVTAEVPVLFLNQLDDAPFRWLIPGQRVELVAALIKSLPKQIRKNFVPAPDVARQAVAALEADFDPSVDELEASLELALRRIRGHIIPPGSWNWDAVPPHLRVSFKVVDSKGKVLDEGKDLAELRERLAPATRRAIAESLGATPGTTAPRSLGKSAGPPAAGAPTGPMDGPTSGTGFTEQSGLTAWTFGTVQRQVSNTVKGHTITGYPALVDQGTSVALRVFQTPSEQLESMRGGVIRLLALRVPAPDRYVLEHLNNTEKLTFSQNPHGSVSALIADCALAAIDKLTPAELPWDRRSFDELYEQVRAELIDTVFSVTAVVERILASTRRIEKQLKGTTSLALISALNDVKSQLEQLVFPGFVARTGYAQLSQLPRYLAAIEKRLDKLPGNVQRDALHMAAVQRLEDDFDDAVSALLPGRRAGSELGQVRWMIEELRVSLFAVELGTPYSVSEKRIRAVLNKALAPV, encoded by the coding sequence ATGACATTTCATATCTCCTATCCTGCTGAGCTGCCGGTCTCCGAGCGCCGCGAGGACCTGATGGCGGCCATCGCCGCCAATCAGGTGACCATCATCGCCGGGGAGACCGGCTCCGGGAAGACCACCCAGATCCCAAAGATGTGCCTTGAACTTGGGCTGGGCGAGAACGGACTGATCGGACACACCCAGCCACGGCGGCTGGCTGCCCGCACCGTGGCCGAACGCATCGCTGAGGAAATGGGCGTGGAAATCGGCCAGGAGGTCGGCTTTCAGGTGCGTTTCACCGGTGAGGTCAGCCGCGCCACCAAGGTCAAGCTCATGACCGACGGCATCCTTCTGGCGGAAATCCAGCGCGACAAGTTGTTGCGCAAGTACAACGCCATCATCATCGATGAGGCCCACGAGCGCAGCCTCAACATTGACTTCATCCTCGGCTACCTCAAGCGGATCCTGCCGCAGCGGCCGGATTTGAAGATCATCATCACCTCAGCCACGATCGATCCCGAACGCTTCGCCAAGCACTTCGGCGGCGAGGAGGATCCCTCCCCCATCGTTGAGGTTTCCGGCCGGACGTTCCCCGTGGAGGTCCGGTACCGGCCGCTGTCCCAACCTGCCGGCGGAGCGGCCGCAGGTGATGAGAACGCCTCCGACGACGAACTCGAGGAAGACCGCGACCCCCTCGACGCCGTCTGCGATGCCGTCGATGAACTCGCGCTGGAAGCCCCTGGCGACATACTGGTTTTCTTCTCGGGCGAGCGTGAAATCCGGGACGCGGCCGAAGCCCTCAACGCGAGGATCCAGGGCAACCGGCGGCTCGCCGGAACCGAGGTACTTCCCCTCTTTGCCCGCCTGAGCCTGCAAGAACAGCACAAGGTCTTCCACCCGGGCAACAAGCGCCGGATCGTGCTGGCCACCAACGTCGCCGAAACCTCCCTGACCGTCCCGGGCATCAAATACGTCATCGACACCGGCACCGCGCGGATCTCGCGTTATTCGCACCGCACCAAGGTCCAGCGCCTGCCCATCGAACGGGTGTCACAGGCCTCCGCCAACCAGCGTTCCGGGCGGTGCGGCCGGGTGTCGGACGGAATCGCGATCCGCCTGTATTCAGAAGAGGACTTCGACTCCAGGCCGCTGTTCACTGACCCAGAGATCCTCCGCACCAACCTTGCAGCGGTCATTCTGCAGATGACCGCCATGGGCGTGGCCCGCGGGCCCAAGGACATCGAGAACTTTCCCTTTGTGGAGCCGCCGGATTCACGGGCAATCAACGACGGCGTCACCCTCCTCCGCGAACTCGGAGCGTTGAGTGCCGCGCGCGGCCAGGACGTGGCCGGCAACGGCAAGGGCGACGGCGGCCCTGCCGGAAGAAGCAGCGGCGGACTCACCGCCGTCGGGCAGAAACTTGCCCAGCTCCCGGTGGATCCGCGGCTGGGCCGCATGATTGTTGAGGCCGGAAAACGCGGCTGCGTCCGCGAAGTCATGATCCTTGCCGCAGCACTGACCATCCAGGACCCGCGCGAGCGGCCGACAGACAAGCAGCAGCTCGCAGCCGAAAAGCATGCGCGCTTCCGCGACGAAAACTCCGACTTCACCGGCTTCCTGAACCTGTGGAACTACCTGCAGGAGAAGCAGCAGGAACTGTCCTCCACCCAGTTCCGCCGGCTTTGCCGCACGGAATTCATCAATTACCTGCGGGTGCGCGAATGGCAGGATCTTTTTGCCCAGCTCCGGCAGCTGGCCAGGCCGCTGGGCATCAGCCTGGACAATAGGCGCGACGCCGATCCCGTGGGGAACAATGATGCAATCCACATCAGCCTGCTCTCCGGGCTGCTCAGCCACATCGGTATCCTGGACGAGCGCAAACGCGAGTACGCCGGGGCACGGGGCAGCCGGTTCGCCATTTTCCCGGGCTCTGCCCTGTTCAAGAAGTCCCCCACCTTTGTGATGGCCGCCGAGCTGGTGGAGACCAGCCGCCTGTGGGCACGTGTGGCGGCAAAGTTCGATCCCGCGTGGGCCGAACAGGTGGCTCCGGACCTGGTCAAGCGCAGCTACAGCGAACCCCACTGGTCCACCAAAATGGGCGCCGTGATGGCGTATGAGAAAGTCACGCTGTACGGCGTGCCGATCATCCCCCAACGCAGGGTCAACTACAGCCGTGTGGATCCCCTGCTGGCCCGCGAGCTCTTCATCCGGCATGCCCTGGTGGAAGGCGACTGGAAGACGCATCACAAGTTCTTCCACCGCAACCGCGCCCTGTTGCTTGAGGTGGAAGAACTGGAGGCCAGGATGCGCCGCCGCGGCCTCCTGGTGGATGACGAGACGCTTTTCGAGTTCTACGACGCGCGGATCGGTTCCGACGTCGTATCGGAGCGGCATTTCGACAAATGGTGGAAGGAAGCCCGGCAGAAAAATCCGGACCTCCTGGACTACGACAAATCGCTGCTGCTCGGTGGGGACGCCGATGAACTGGACGATTCGGCCTACCCGAAAACCTGGCTCCACAAGGGATTTGAGCTGCCGCTGAGCTACGAGTTCCATCCGGTGGCGCCCGGCTCGCCGCCCAATCCGTCCGACGGCGTCACGGCAGAGGTGCCGGTGCTTTTCCTCAACCAGCTCGATGATGCCCCGTTCCGTTGGCTGATTCCCGGGCAGCGGGTTGAGCTGGTGGCCGCACTCATCAAGTCGCTGCCCAAGCAGATCCGCAAGAACTTCGTGCCCGCACCGGATGTGGCCCGGCAGGCGGTGGCCGCCCTCGAAGCGGATTTTGATCCCTCGGTGGACGAGCTCGAAGCCTCCCTGGAACTTGCCCTGCGGCGGATCCGCGGGCATATCATCCCGCCGGGCTCCTGGAACTGGGACGCCGTACCGCCCCATCTGCGCGTCAGTTTCAAGGTGGTGGACAGCAAGGGAAAAGTCCTGGATGAGGGCAAGGACCTGGCCGAGCTGCGGGAGCGGCTGGCACCGGCTACCCGGCGCGCCATCGCCGAGTCGCTGGGCGCGACTCCCGGCACCACGGCTCCGCGGTCGCTGGGCAAGAGTGCCGGCCCGCCCGCGGCCGGTGCGCCGACAGGCCCTATGGACGGTCCCACCTCTGGAACCGGCTTCACGGAGCAAAGCGGCCTGACTGCCTGGACCTTCGGCACCGTCCAGCGGCAGGTGAGCAACACTGTTAAGGGGCACACCATTACCGGCTACCCTGCCTTGGTGGACCAAGGAACCTCCGTGGCGCTCCGCGTTTTCCAGACGCCATCGGAACAGCTGGAATCCATGCGCGGCGGCGTGATCCGGCTCCTCGCCCTCAGGGTTCCTGCGCCGGACCGGTACGTGCTGGAGCATCTGAACAACACCGAGAAACTGACCTTCAGCCAGAACCCGCACGGCTCCGTATCTGCCCTCATCGCTGACTGCGCCCTCGCAGCGATAGACAAGCTGACTCCCGCAGAACTGCCGTGGGACCGCCGATCCTTCGATGAGCTGTACGAGCAGGTCCGCGCCGAACTCATCGATACCGTGTTCAGCGTGACGGCCGTGGTGGAGCGCATCCTCGCGAGCACCCGGCGCATCGAGAAGCAGCTCAAGGGGACCACCAGCCTGGCGTTGATCAGTGCCCTCAATGACGTGAAGAGCCAGCTCGAGCAGCTGGTGTTCCCCGGGTTTGTGGCACGGACAGGATACGCCCAGCTGAGCCAGCTGCCGCGCTACCTGGCCGCCATCGAGAAACGACTGGACAAGCTGCCGGGCAACGTCCAGCGCGATGCCCTTCACATGGCCGCGGTCCAACGGCTGGAGGACGACTTCGACGACGCCGTCTCGGCCCTGCTCCCGGGACGGCGGGCCGGCTCCGAGCTGGGCCAGGTGCGCTGGATGATCGAAGAGCTCCGGGTGAGCCTCTTCGCCGTCGAACTCGGCACACCGTACTCGGTCTCCGAGAAGCGGATCCGGGCTGTGCTGAACAAGGCGCTGGCGCCGGTTTAG